One genomic window of Halovivax cerinus includes the following:
- a CDS encoding MaoC family dehydratase: MVRLNEQSRMTGRYFEEFDVGETIEHERRRTISESDNQRFCDMTMNQQPLHLDDEFAAETDFGERLVNGLYTMSLAVGITIPETTDGTIVANLSYDDVEHPKPVFHGDTIRVTSTVTEKRETSDGERGVVTMHVTVYNQDDEIVCEFDRTVLSRKRPAE; encoded by the coding sequence ATTGTCCGGTTGAACGAACAGTCTCGCATGACTGGACGCTACTTCGAGGAGTTCGACGTCGGGGAGACGATCGAGCACGAACGACGCCGGACGATCTCCGAGAGCGACAATCAGCGCTTCTGCGACATGACGATGAACCAGCAGCCGCTGCACCTGGACGACGAGTTCGCCGCCGAGACCGACTTCGGCGAACGGCTGGTCAACGGTCTCTACACGATGTCGCTCGCAGTCGGCATCACGATCCCCGAAACGACCGACGGAACGATCGTCGCGAACCTCTCGTACGACGACGTCGAACACCCGAAACCGGTGTTTCACGGCGATACGATCCGTGTCACGTCGACGGTCACCGAGAAGCGAGAGACCTCCGACGGCGAGCGCGGCGTCGTCACCATGCACGTCACGGTGTACAACCAGGACGACGAGATCGTCTGCGAGTTCGATCGGACGGTCCTCTCTCGCAAACGACCGGCTGAGTGA